One segment of Paenibacillus rhizovicinus DNA contains the following:
- a CDS encoding 2-isopropylmalate synthase, which produces MTPFNANNNTNTDANTNMNPNMNPNTIASPSTNSNIQVTAANKIIRIFDTTLRDGEQSPGATLRPEQKIVLARQLAKLGIDVIEPGFAVSSPGEFAAVQQISRELQGVEIAGFARAVRGDIDAAVKATMDATRRRLHLFISSSDIHLDFQLKKSREQVVNIAREMVAYGKQFVDEIEFSAMDASRTSREFVIEMVEAVIAEGATVINLPDTLGFALPEEYGAMFRAVRTGARGADRVQFSAHCHNDLGLAVANSLAAISAGATQIEVTVNGIGERAGNCSLEELVMAIETRKSAVGAQTGIVMSEIYETSRMVSRAMNFPIAYNKPIVGRNAFQHESGIHQDGLLKNRNTYEIMDPEAMGIPRNMIVLGKHSGRHAIKHRLAEFGIELNEEQMQDVYDRFKEKADALKIVPDDVLVRLASETTEQQHDPYVLVDLQVLAGTQRSRIASVTVRERDSQEESTFTGTGTGPLEAVIHCLQQAIPIGATFDDLELHSLSTGEDARGEAAVSVVHNQLRYSGTAVHNDIILASAQAYVAACNQLIMSVGMNSGTEAVKSAKSG; this is translated from the coding sequence ATGACACCATTTAACGCGAATAACAATACGAATACCGATGCGAATACCAATATGAATCCGAATATGAATCCGAATACGATTGCGAGTCCGAGCACGAACTCGAATATCCAAGTGACGGCCGCCAATAAAATCATCCGCATCTTCGATACGACGCTGCGCGACGGCGAGCAGTCGCCCGGCGCGACGCTGCGCCCCGAGCAGAAAATCGTCCTCGCCCGCCAGCTTGCGAAGCTGGGCATCGACGTCATTGAGCCGGGCTTCGCGGTCTCCAGCCCAGGCGAATTCGCGGCCGTCCAGCAAATTTCCCGCGAGCTGCAAGGCGTGGAGATCGCCGGCTTCGCCCGCGCGGTCCGAGGCGATATCGACGCGGCGGTCAAGGCGACGATGGATGCTACGCGCAGACGCCTGCATCTGTTCATCTCCTCGTCGGACATTCATCTGGACTTCCAGCTGAAGAAGTCCCGCGAGCAGGTCGTGAATATCGCGCGCGAAATGGTCGCTTACGGCAAGCAATTCGTCGATGAAATTGAATTCTCCGCGATGGATGCCAGCCGTACGAGCCGGGAGTTCGTCATCGAGATGGTGGAAGCCGTCATCGCGGAAGGCGCCACGGTCATCAATTTGCCGGATACGCTCGGCTTCGCGCTTCCGGAAGAATACGGGGCCATGTTCCGTGCCGTTAGAACAGGCGCGCGCGGCGCCGATCGCGTTCAGTTCAGCGCGCATTGCCATAACGATCTTGGCCTTGCGGTCGCGAACAGCCTGGCTGCGATCTCGGCAGGCGCTACCCAGATCGAAGTGACGGTCAACGGCATCGGCGAACGCGCCGGCAATTGCTCGCTGGAGGAGCTCGTCATGGCGATCGAAACCCGCAAATCTGCCGTCGGCGCCCAAACCGGCATCGTTATGAGCGAAATATACGAGACGTCTCGCATGGTGAGCCGGGCGATGAATTTTCCGATTGCGTACAATAAACCGATCGTCGGACGAAATGCGTTCCAGCACGAGTCCGGCATTCATCAGGACGGCTTGCTCAAGAACCGCAACACCTACGAGATCATGGATCCCGAGGCGATGGGCATTCCGCGCAACATGATCGTGCTCGGCAAGCATTCCGGCCGTCACGCCATCAAGCATCGACTGGCGGAATTCGGCATCGAGTTGAACGAGGAGCAGATGCAGGATGTATACGACCGTTTCAAGGAGAAGGCCGACGCGCTGAAAATCGTACCGGACGACGTGCTGGTGCGCCTCGCCAGCGAAACGACGGAACAGCAGCATGATCCGTACGTGCTCGTCGATCTGCAAGTGCTGGCCGGCACGCAGCGTTCCCGCATTGCGTCGGTCACCGTCCGCGAACGGGATTCGCAGGAAGAAAGCACCTTCACCGGAACGGGAACGGGGCCGCTCGAAGCCGTCATCCACTGCTTGCAGCAGGCGATCCCGATCGGCGCGACTTTCGATGATCTGGAGCTGCACTCCTTGTCCACGGGGGAAGATGCGCGCGGCGAGGCAGCCGTCAGCGTTGTGCATAACCAATTGCGCTATAGCGGCACGGCTGTGCATAACGATATTATTTTGGCTTCTGCGCAGGCTTATGTGGCGGCATGCAACCAGCTGATCATGAGCGTGGGCATGAATAGCGGAACGGAAGCGGTCAAATCGGCGAAGTCCGGTTAA
- a CDS encoding HIT family protein has protein sequence MRLEVCFICRKHASAEAAAGVVYEDESVIASLMAAGAGEHRAYMGYVMLESKRHVPGLGDLSEREAGAVGMAMNRISAALREGLQAEHVYSFVQGDGVPHFHMHLVPRYPGTPVKYWHPTHILQWTEAPRGGFGELEGIRGRIRDALGRRS, from the coding sequence ATGCGCTTGGAAGTTTGCTTTATTTGCCGGAAGCATGCAAGTGCCGAAGCGGCGGCAGGCGTGGTCTATGAAGATGAATCCGTCATCGCTTCTCTGATGGCGGCCGGGGCGGGCGAGCATCGTGCATACATGGGCTATGTGATGCTGGAGTCCAAACGGCATGTCCCGGGACTGGGCGATTTAAGCGAGAGGGAAGCGGGAGCGGTCGGCATGGCAATGAACCGGATTAGCGCCGCGCTCCGGGAAGGTCTTCAAGCCGAGCATGTGTACAGCTTCGTTCAAGGCGACGGCGTACCGCATTTTCACATGCATCTTGTCCCCCGTTATCCGGGAACGCCGGTCAAGTATTGGCATCCGACGCATATTTTGCAGTGGACGGAGGCTCCGCGGGGAGGCTTCGGCGAGCTTGAAGGGATTCGGGGAAGAATCCGTGATGCCCTAGGCCGGCGGAGTTGA